Within bacterium, the genomic segment GGAGATGGTGATGCCGGGGGACAACGTGACGATGGAGGCGGCGTTGATCACGCCGATCGCGTTGGAGGAAGGGCAGCGGTTCGCGGTGCGGGAGGGGGGCCGGACGGTGGGCGCGGGGGTCGTGGCCAAGATCCTCGACTAGCCCAGTCCGAGAGGAGCGGGGGATGGCGCAGAAGATTCGGATCAAGTTGAAGGCCTACGATCACAAAGTGCTCGACCAGTCCGCGGAAAAGATCGTGGATACGGTCAAGCGGACCGGCGCGCGGATCTCGGGTCCCGTCCCGCTCCCCATCGACCGCAACATCTACTGCGTGATCCGCTCACCGCACATCGACAAAGAGTCGATGGAGCACTTTGAACTCCGGACCCACAAGCGCCTCATCGATATCCTCGAGCCGACCCCGAAGACCGTGGACGCCCTGATGCACCTCGACCTGCCCGCGGGCGTCGATATCGAGATCAAACTGTGATGGCTGCGCTGCTGGGGAGGAAACTCGGCATGACCCAGGTGTTCGACGAGGCGGGGAACGTCGTGCCCGTGACCGTCGTCGAGGCCGGGCCCTGCACGGTGGTAGGCGTGCGCACACCGGCTCGGGAAGGGTATGCCGCGGTGCAGCTGGGCTACCAGGAGGTCGCGGAGACGAAGGTGGGCAAGCCCCTCCGCGGCGTCTTCAGCCGAAAAGGACTGCGGCCCTACCGCGTCATTCGCGAGGTGCCGCTCGGTGAGGGCGAGCAGCTCGAGGTGGGGCAGTCGATCAAGGCCGACGTGTTCGCGAAGGGTGATCGGGTAGACGTCGTCGGCGTGACCAAGGGCAAGGGATTTTCGGGGACGATCAAACGGCACAACTTCGGCGGCCAGCGGGATTCCCACGGCGTCAGCCTGATGCACCGCGCGGTCGGCAGCATCGGGTCGAGCAATATCGCCCGCGTGTTTCGCGGCAAGCGCATGCCCGGGCGTCTGGGGGGCACGCGGGCCACTGTTCGGGGCCTCGACGTGGTGCGGGTGGATCTCGAGCGGAACGCGCTCCTGATCCGGGGCGCGCTGCCGGGTCCCCGCGGGAGCCTCATTCTGATCCGGAAAGTAGGGACGGCGCGCGCATGAGCACGGTCGCGGTCTACGATATGCAGGGGAAGCGCACCGGGGAGGTCGCGTTGCCGGCGGCGCTCACCCGGAAGCCCCACACGGTCGTGCTGCACGAAGCCCTGGTGTGGCAGCTCGCCGGCCGCCGGCGCGGCACCCACGCGACCAAGACCCGCGGCATGGTCGCCCGGAGCACGCGCAAGCTGTACCGTCAGAAGGGGACCGGCCGGGCCCGACACGGCGCGCGGGGCGCTCCGCTGTTCGTGGGCGGCGGTATTGCCTTTGGGCCGCACCCCCGCTCGTACGCCTTCCGGCTGCCCAAGCGGATCCGCCGGCTGGCCCTGCAGTCGGCGCTCGCGGCGAAAGCCGCGGCCGGGCGGTTCGCCGTGCTCGACCGCCTGAGCCTCGAGCAGCCGAAGACGCGGCTCCTCGCGGGTCTCGTCCGCGAGATCGGCGGGGCTGGGGCGTCCGAGCGGCGTGGGGTCGTGCTGTTGATCACGGCCGGATCGGAGCCCGCAGTGACGCGCGCGGCCGCGAACCTGCGAGCGCTTCGCGTGCTGCCGGCGACCGCGCTGAACGTCCACGCGATCCTCGCGTGCGAACATCTGCTCGTGACCCAGGACGCGCTCGCGAGGATCACCGAGGCGTTCGCCCAATGAACGATCCCCGAGAGGTCATCCGGCGTCCGATCGTGACCGAGAAGAGCATGCGCGGGACCACGATCGGCAAGTATACGTTCGAGGTGAATCGGACCTCGCCCAAGCCCGTGATCCGGGACGCCGTGCAGCGGCTGTTCGGGGTCAAGGTCACGAAGGTGAACGTGATCGCGATTCCCGGCCGCCAGCGCCGGCGCGGACAGCATCACTACCGGCAGCCCGGGCTGCGGAAGGCGATCGTGACCTTGGCCGAGGGCGACAAGATCGACCTGGAGAAGCTTGGCTAGTCCGCAGCGTTATCGCGGGCGAGCGATGCTGGACCGAGCGGAGGCTTGAGGTCATGGGCGTGAAGAAGTTCAAGCCAATCACCCCCGGGCGACGGTTCATGACCGTCTCCACCTTTGAGGACATCACCTCTACCGAGCCCGAGCGCGGGCTGCTCCGTCCGCTCATCTCCCGAGGCGGGCGGAACGCGCAGGGCAAGTTGACCGTCCGGCATCAGGGCGGTGGGCACAAGCGCCGGTACCGGCTGATCGATTTCAAGCGGACCAAGGACGGGATCGCCGCGCGGGTCGCCAGCATCGAGTACGATCCGAACCGATCCGCGCGCATCGCGCTCGTCCACTACCGCGACGGCGAGAAACGGTACATCTTGGCCCCGGTCGGCCTGGGCGTGGGGGATGTGGTGGAGTCGGGTCCCAAGGCGGAGATCAGGCCGGGGAACGCGCTGCCTCTCCGTGCGATCCCCTTGGGCACGACCGTGCACAACCTCGAGTTGCAGGTGGGCCGGGGAGGACAGCTCGTGCGCAGCGCCGGCGGAGCCGCGCAGCTGATGGCCAAGGAGGGGGAGTACGCGCAGGTCCGGCTGCCCTCCGGCGAGGTGCGGATGATTCACCTCGACTGCCGCGCGACGGTGGGCCAGGTGGGCAATCTCGATCACGAGTCGATCAGCGTGGGCAAGGCCGGCCGCTCGCGCTGGATGGGCTGGCGCCCGTCCGTGCGCGGCGTGGTGATGGATCCCTCCAGCCACCCGCACGGCGGGGGTGAAGGGAAATCGCCGATCGGCATGCCCGGCCCGGTTACCCCGTGGGGGAAGCCGACGCTCGGGTACAAGACCCGGAAGACCAAGCCGAGCGACAAGTTCATCGTGAAGCGGAGGAAATAGGATGCGTGCGCGGATCGGGGGCAGCTGAGCATGGGCCGGTCCATCAAGAAGGGCCCGTTCGTCGACAGCCACCTGCTGGACAAGGTGCGGGTGCTCAACAAATCCCGTGAGAAGCGGGTGATTCGGACCTGGTCCCGCCGGTCGACGGTGGTGCCGGAGATGGTGGGCCATACGATCGCGGTGTACGACGGGCGGAAGCACGTGCCGGTCTACGTCACAGAGAACATGGTCGGGCA encodes:
- the tuf gene encoding elongation factor Tu (EF-Tu; promotes GTP-dependent binding of aminoacyl-tRNA to the A-site of ribosomes during protein biosynthesis; when the tRNA anticodon matches the mRNA codon, GTP hydrolysis results; the inactive EF-Tu-GDP leaves the ribosome and release of GDP is promoted by elongation factor Ts; many prokaryotes have two copies of the gene encoding EF-Tu), which encodes EMVMPGDNVTMEAALITPIALEEGQRFAVREGGRTVGAGVVAKILD
- the rpsJ gene encoding 30S ribosomal protein S10 produces the protein MAQKIRIKLKAYDHKVLDQSAEKIVDTVKRTGARISGPVPLPIDRNIYCVIRSPHIDKESMEHFELRTHKRLIDILEPTPKTVDALMHLDLPAGVDIEIKL
- the rplC gene encoding 50S ribosomal protein L3, which encodes MMAALLGRKLGMTQVFDEAGNVVPVTVVEAGPCTVVGVRTPAREGYAAVQLGYQEVAETKVGKPLRGVFSRKGLRPYRVIREVPLGEGEQLEVGQSIKADVFAKGDRVDVVGVTKGKGFSGTIKRHNFGGQRDSHGVSLMHRAVGSIGSSNIARVFRGKRMPGRLGGTRATVRGLDVVRVDLERNALLIRGALPGPRGSLILIRKVGTARA
- the rplD gene encoding 50S ribosomal protein L4, whose amino-acid sequence is MSTVAVYDMQGKRTGEVALPAALTRKPHTVVLHEALVWQLAGRRRGTHATKTRGMVARSTRKLYRQKGTGRARHGARGAPLFVGGGIAFGPHPRSYAFRLPKRIRRLALQSALAAKAAAGRFAVLDRLSLEQPKTRLLAGLVREIGGAGASERRGVVLLITAGSEPAVTRAAANLRALRVLPATALNVHAILACEHLLVTQDALARITEAFAQ
- the rplW gene encoding 50S ribosomal protein L23, with translation MNDPREVIRRPIVTEKSMRGTTIGKYTFEVNRTSPKPVIRDAVQRLFGVKVTKVNVIAIPGRQRRRGQHHYRQPGLRKAIVTLAEGDKIDLEKLG
- the rplB gene encoding 50S ribosomal protein L2, which gives rise to MGVKKFKPITPGRRFMTVSTFEDITSTEPERGLLRPLISRGGRNAQGKLTVRHQGGGHKRRYRLIDFKRTKDGIAARVASIEYDPNRSARIALVHYRDGEKRYILAPVGLGVGDVVESGPKAEIRPGNALPLRAIPLGTTVHNLELQVGRGGQLVRSAGGAAQLMAKEGEYAQVRLPSGEVRMIHLDCRATVGQVGNLDHESISVGKAGRSRWMGWRPSVRGVVMDPSSHPHGGGEGKSPIGMPGPVTPWGKPTLGYKTRKTKPSDKFIVKRRK
- the rpsS gene encoding 30S ribosomal protein S19; the protein is MGRSIKKGPFVDSHLLDKVRVLNKSREKRVIRTWSRRSTVVPEMVGHTIAVYDGRKHVPVYVTENMVGHKLGEFSPTRTFKSHGARVEKTTSVKPAGPSAPAATPAAAPPAS